The proteins below are encoded in one region of Ferruginibacter lapsinanis:
- a CDS encoding MarR family winged helix-turn-helix transcriptional regulator translates to MSIETDIKQSKFRNEYQKVIINILFTYNWLANQHKPIFEKEDLTMQQFNILRILRGSRDPLSTLQIRERMLDKMSDTSRIVDRLVIKGFAKKVVCKTDKRLVDVTITENGRKILARLDKQEEKMDEIVNSLSEAEAKQLSKLLDKMRKSDN, encoded by the coding sequence ATGAGTATCGAAACAGATATTAAACAGTCCAAATTCAGAAACGAATACCAAAAGGTGATCATTAATATTCTCTTTACCTACAATTGGCTGGCCAACCAACACAAGCCTATTTTTGAAAAAGAGGACCTTACCATGCAACAATTTAATATCCTGAGAATATTAAGAGGTAGCAGAGACCCCTTATCTACTCTTCAGATAAGAGAACGCATGCTCGATAAAATGAGTGACACCAGCCGTATTGTTGACAGGCTTGTTATTAAAGGTTTTGCAAAGAAGGTAGTTTGTAAAACAGATAAACGCCTGGTAGATGTAACCATTACTGAGAACGGAAGAAAGATATTAGCCAGGCTGGATAAGCAGGAAGAAAAAATGGATGAGATCGTTAATTCTCTCAGCGAAGCGGAAGCCAAACAATTAAGTAAGTTATTGGATAAAATGAGGAAATCAGACAATTGA